The Acropora muricata isolate sample 2 unplaced genomic scaffold, ASM3666990v1 scaffold_754, whole genome shotgun sequence genome segment AGGCTGTTGCTGGGCCTTCCTGTTCCTTTTCCGGGGGTTCTTTTTATTCAACACGGCAAAGAACCCCTGTTCTGGCCAAAAGAGCCTGGGTTGAACCCCCCAAAAGACCCCAGAAATTACAAGCAAGGAAAGCTGTGGCAaagatggtaaaaataaagggggggggggagatgGGTAAAGaacctgctgctgctgctgtgggCTGTTCTCTCTCCTATCATGATTCAGATGTTGGGAATCCTCTCCCTGCTTTCACCCCTAGGAGAGAACCTGGTTTCCACCTCAGGATTCAAAATACATTAGTGAGTCCTCTAGActtttttcaattatattttatgCCTGTGTTGGTGGATGAGATAGTCCAGCACACGAATGCCTATGCTTACATCGAGGTAGCAAAGGAAAATTCCAACAAGCGTTGCAACACAGAATGTGATGGGAGCTGGTGAGACACAACCCCTGCTGAGATCCTAATGCTAATAGGtcttttgatttgttttggttttgttggcGTCAAAGGTAGTGCAAATttagtttatgtaaatttttactCCTTCCTACTTTTCGGAGGTaatgaaaaaatttccattgtcttgtgtgtgtatattatgcaATTTTGACATACTTTTTCAGCGTGTTCTTTAggtttttaagtagccggagttttgtgaaaagtagacggttgtaggtccatctcctcgacatatttagactaTGTTTAGACtggtgaagcaatgaaagtagccggcgaaacctggcagagaagccggcgaacttcgccggctgccggctcttatatgCAACcctgcttttttaaaaaaattcttaaaaattctactttcatatcttttcagccaaatttgcaggatatgttaacaataccctaaagaacttgtacactgaattttatttttttgtccgCTTTACTCTTACTCCTGGATGGTTTTTAAGTTgaagtaatagtaataatttatgctaatttattcaatttctaacagtttttgaaggaaaaaatggttttatggagataaaatgaaataaaataattgtaattgtaattgaattctaaaaaaattctacttttgtatttttttcagccaaatttgcaggatatgtgagcaatagcccaaagaacttgtacactaaattttatctttttgtctgcttcactcTCACTCCTGGATTGTTTCCAAGTTGAAATCATGgtaataatttatgctaatttattcaatttcttaaagtttttcaaggaaaaattggcTTTATggatataaaataaaataaaatgattgtttttggaaaccttgTTTACCATTGCTTAAtatatgtagatcttaactccttcccttttttctgaggaaattaaatattttccattgttttgtgtgtgcatattatgcattttttacatactttttaaaaaaaattcaaaaaaattctacttttgttttttttttcagcaaaattTGGAGGGTGGCTTCtcaatatgatgaagaacattttacttcagtgtcatttcctatttattcaataaaatcatgttgtgaatcccactcaaagtttgttttgatacttaatttatgcaaatttattcagCATTTTTATGCACAAATTAAGATGTTGCATCTTTTGGGGTCAAtatcatattttattgaaagcttattctctcagctttcaaatgagaTATAGGTTTCCTATCCCGTGTACATAATATGGGTTTTATAGTTAAAAATTGTAACTAGTgtaatttgataccctattttaaTGGTACACAATGagaaaaatgaagagaaaaagaCGAGGTTTATAACTAACTATTTTTAACACTTTGTTTGGTGGATTCAACTTACAGCGCCAttagatttctgagtcctgagaaaacccCTTccgggagttgagttattgaattgttttggagATACCTAGAATGGAAAAGATGTTAAGCAACGAAAAGCCtttaattcaataaaattaactaACTTAAATTGATTTTACACTTTTGAATGTTTCTggaaatataaatattatatatgAATAAATGAAAGTAGATATGAGCCTCTAAACCCCGAAACTGAATTATGAAAAGGCAGAAATTGCTGTGATACCAAATATTTTTCCGATTTATTAAGAATAATGAGTAAACGGACAAGAAACTTGTCTCCAGATGGTAGTCAGCTGAATCAGTTGAAACTATGTTGTCAAATTTACTTATTAATCTGCGCTCCCATCAGCATGGGCAGAACAGAAGAAATGAAAGACACATTCAGTGGGTAACTTGTGCTGTAGATTATTTTCATCGTTTTCATAACATATCAAGTGGTCGACAGCAGAGTttatttgtaatggtaatactactcagtggagtccaattcgtataggtaatcacatgattacgagtgcaatttggaataaataagcacgagtaactttatcaaagactaacaaaattgcacgagcccgtagggcgagtgcaatttggggtcttcgAAAAATTTACGGGTGcctatttattccaaattgcacgagaaaaatcatgcgATTACTTATTAAAAATATACACAAAAAATTTCGAAATAGACAAATTCGACTAGCACACACGTGACAATGAATTGGGTGTTAACATTGCGTGGTAACGAGGCTGCCTTTAAtttgctttgcaaaatggcagCCACTTGCACTTGTTGTGGGAATAATGTGCGTTGCTGTACCTGTTTATTCAACAAAGAACAGATATGGACGAAATCCTTGCGGAATTTTACAAAATGTAGCCCGACAACATGGTCTTCGTGGCTCGAGCAAGGTGGAAAAAAGAATGCTGGAGAGAAAAGCTAGAAGTTCTTTCGGGAAGGGTATGTGTACGATATTTACGCGTGTCAGCAGGTGGAGGATTTCCATGTCAAAGCACGTTGCTATAGATCTCTCAGGAAAAGTGAAGAGCCTCATTTTTAAGCCGTAATCTTTAGGGAGTGCGAAGGCAGGGCAGAAGTTCTTAAACCACACTGTTCGTGCAAGGGAGGAAGCGGTGGACATTGCAATCATGTATTTTACAATAAGTGCcgaatcctcgcgcgctcactggctaatttttattgtcaataagcagacagacacatgaaatttacaatttatgcgatattgacgcaacgagcgagagcagaaaatttgaaaagtcgatctgtcactttttaaccaatagaaagcgtacgttttttctattagccaataagagagcgaggagaattatgaatttggtcgcgtcagattgaataaactttgaagtttcgcgtgcatttttgtctcgcgttttgacttaattttgtcccctctaccttcctgttattgtaaaaaacaaatggacgtcagtttttcatgcgtctgtcctgttattgacaatgaatttcgtcataacattgtcaaagtagtctgcggatccacagctactttgacaatgttatgacgaaattcatgatcaatagacctttttagcttgtacgttttgttttcccatttcagaccacgtgatgctactcgagggaatagtttctttcaaatgtcgtcttatgcacgtgcaaatttacgcataactaatgaaaaaacaaaaggaaaattcccatgagggcatcacgtggtctgtaatgggaaaacaaaatgtacaagctgaaaaggtctataaCAGGAGAGACGCATGGAAAACTGACGACAATTTGTTAAGTTGCATTACTGTTTCAGTTGAATGACTATTCATGTTTAAATATCAAAGACATCCCGAGTGATACAACTAGTACAAGTCTACCCCAATCCTGGCATATTCTGAGAGCAACCTCTATCTGCCCTTTGCCTGTGATGCATATGGGAACTCACTATGCCCGATCAGAAACTGACCGTAATGGAGAAAGGTCAAGAGATCCAGTCAGATGCAAACTATATGATGCGAGAGGACCGGCCTTAAGATATGGACTGCAAAGACAACATGTGATGGATCAGGTCGTTCACCTAAACCAAAAAGAAACAGCTCCtccattttcttatttgttAAGTGATCAAGAGCTTATTAATAAACACTGTGCTTGGAAATTTTACTCCTTGGTGCTTGCCTTTCATATCTTGTTAATCGAAAAGTATATTGATTTTGGGGCAACTCCAAAAGAGCATTCATTATCTCCACGATTGAACTTATATTATGTTTTGCACGCCAACCGTTTGTTGAGGCAAGAATCAAAGTCTTAACTTATTAGCAACAATAACAAGATTGACTTTGGttgttgaattaatcagaaaaactaacgcggacagatttcgacatttcgatgacatcctgtcatcattatgAAGAAAGTGAAGAAAATTTATATAAGCAATGTTAATGAAGTATGTTTTGCCGTTTATCTGTCATCAAGTCTCGGCTtgactaaaaattattacatgaaTACTATTGATTCCCTTGGATTCTATGATCGATCGCACGATGAATTGAAACAATACAAACAATGACGGTTCTCCAATGAGGAGGCAGAATTACAGAAAACACCATTGCTTTCGAACATGATCTTGAGGAAGATGCAATACAGCTTTTTCACTAACTTTATTCAAACTGATACCTGAAGaaaaattcagttaaacatatgcATATCATTTGCAATTGATCAATTACACATTTTGAACTAAGCGTTATAATTGTAAAGCAATTACAATGTTCTGTGTAGATTGATGTTGATGCCGGAGAAGGTTAAAGATAATTGTGTGGCGGTAATCGAAAGGTTTGTTGTCCTGCTCTATGATGGAACAAGTGCTATAGTGGAAGTAAATCAAACAAGGAAAGATCTTTTCTCAAAGAAGGCGAGGAACCTTCCCTACAGCAGGAATTAGTAAAATCAGACAATAAGTTGCTAGATAATGACACTTTTTCTGAAGACAATATCATTTGTCCTAGAGCCAACTGGTatatgaacaacaacaacaatgagtTTATTTCTCCGACTTTGTGCAGTTAAATACATTAGTcagatataaaataaaataggagaGCACTGGCTGCCTAGAATAACTGATAAGTTAATAATGATAGGCAGTCAGTTGATACATATGTTAACTACTAGTTTAGGTCAGGACACACAATAGAAAAAACCCAAGACAACACAAAACGTATCAggaataaatatataataataagaaaTTCATGAGATTGGGAGCAAGGTATGAAGaggaaaaaacaataaaaagaaagaagtcaAGAAGAACAGCAAACAACCCCTaagatctttcaaaatattggttCTTCAATCGTTTTTTGAAGACTGATATGGAGTATGATAATATTACATTAGCATCCATGGTAATCCAAACAGATGGACCTTGAAAACGGATATTATTAAATTTGCCataattaatttgtttcttGCATAAGGAAGATAGTAatagtgttttgctgcaaatctAGTATTATAATTATGAACACTTGTTACcttgattattattatgaaatttgTACATAACATTGtttgcaatttgaaataaagaaaCATAAAAAACTTAATTAATCCAAGAGATTTGATTAAAGGACTAGAGTAACTATCTAGTTTAGAAAATGTGATGATGCGTACTGCTTTCTTGTGTAGTATAAACATAAGTTCGAGAGTAGTTTCATAGGTATTTCCCCAAATTAGAATTGCATAGGTCAAAAAAGGATAAATTAAAGCACAATAGAGTTTCACGAAAATATTCACATCAGCATAATGTCTTAACTTGCATAAGATGCCAatacttcttatttttttatctaTAAATTGATCAACTTGTTTTTTCCAGTCTAGATGAGAGTCAATCAGAATACCATGCAAGATATCTAATACAATATTCTCTTTTTAATTGCTTATTGCATACAGGAGTTTAAGATTCAAAGAAGAATCCTGCAACTTCTTTTGGGGTGGATGAAAAGGTATGAAGTTTGATTTTTCAATGTTTAAAGAAAGTTTGTTGGCACATTAAGCCTAAGTATGAATATTTTCTTGAAGTTGCTAAAGATTTTCATGTTTATAAAAGAGGTTTGAGGTTGCATCATCGGCAAATAAGAGAAATTCAAACCGTTTTGAAGAATTATGAAAATCATTGATATATAATGGAAACAATAAAGGGCCAACAACAGCTCCCTGTGGGATTGCATATGATGTGCTACACTTTGCTGATGATGTACCAGGTTTACTCGACAATTTGCTATCTGTTATCTAGATATATGATCTGAAGCATTCATTTGCAATTCTCCTAATACTGTAGCTCTGTTCTAGTTTCATTAACAATAGTTATTTTAAGTAAGCATGATcatcgcaatttaagcaattgcgtatagaggcctgaaaaattcaggacttcaacggggtttgaacccgtgacctcccgataccggtgtgacgctgtaaccaactgagctatgaagccactgatgccGTTCAATATATGAAGCATTTGATATATCACAATAGTTATTTTATGATTCACTGTATCAAAGGCCTTACTAAAATCTCCAAAGTTATGAATATTCTTGGATCGCAATTGAACTTTGGATTTTTATCCACTATAGATAACATAGCATGGTCAATGTAACAGTTATGTTTGGATCTCAATCCAAATTGCTtgtcaaataaaatttcatggttttccaaaaaaataatttatctatTACCGGTATACATAAGCTTTTCTAGCAATTTAATGCGAAAGACTGAAACTAATGAGATTGGaagataatattattacaaaagCAAGTTTGGGAGCCTTTCTTGAAAACCGGAATAATATTAGCTAATTTCATATCAGTAACCTCAGTACCAGATGTAAAAGAAGTATTAGAAATTATTTCAAGTGGTTTTAATAGGACTGTCTTCAAAAGTTTGAGGTTATCTACTGATATACTGAAACTGGACCTATTGATTTACCTGATTttagtttggaaatttcatcttcaatttcaCTAAAAGTTGTAAAAAATATAAGAAACTAGGTTGGATACAACTGTGTaagtaatcttttgttttttcctacTAAAGGAATTGTTCTGGCTAAGTCATTGCCAAGGCTTGAGGAATATGAGTTGAAGGCATTTGCATCCTCAACTGAGTAAATAATTTCACAATCTTCTAAtcttaatttaatttgttttgtgctAGTCTGGGgtttaaaattaagaatttgtTTAACTCCTTCCCACATTTTTTTACTATCATTACTGTTTTCTAAAGAATAACTATTGcgatatttttttcttggatAATTTAAATAAGTAATTTAACTTATTTCTCTATTACTTAAATTTGGCATTGGTGTAaatagattttgatttatgctaTTTGTTCTTGATATAATAGTGAGATTTTCTCATCCCTGTAGTAATGCaaagttttgaaagaaacctgCATTCTTTTTCAGAAAGTTGCTTAACAGGAATATGCTTATCAATTATGACAGAAATCTTGTTATAGAAGGTGCTAGACATAATTTTTTGGAGCATCTTGATCCAGAAATACATTATGCCAATCAATCAATTGAAATTCACTTAATAAATGTTGGGGATTGACGTGCGAATAATCTCTTTTATGTAACTTGGCACTGTTTGATAAGGATGAAAATTTATCGAAAAACTAGAAAATTGGGCAAATGGTCAGAGATGTCATAGATTATGTAACAGCTGATTGTGAAATGCTCGAATGAAATAATGCTCGAATGAaatatattatcaatattaatgTGTAGCTGAATGATCTGTAATTCTAGTTGATTGTAAAATCTGAGGTTAGAAGCAATAAGACCTCATAGTATTTAAAAAATCATTAGTTGGCTGatgcttttcaattttcaaaagatCAACGTTAATTACCTAAGACTGCACATGCCATATTTACTTTTTTGGTCAATGCGCTCTGCGGTAGAatttaaatattgcaaaaaaactGTCTAAATTATGATTAGGGTGTCTATAAATGACACCAAAAATAATGTTGTGGCCATGACTATTTTGTATTTCAATCCAAAGAGCTTCATAATAAGCAGTTGTACATGGAAACTCAGATAAGACAGCGAAAGTTAATTAAATCATTTCTAACATAGAACCCCACGCCCCCAGCATTTGAGAATGTGTTTTGAGAGATAAAACTGTGGCTTTGAATAATATGAAAAAGTGATAAAGAGTAAAAATCGTGACAGAGAAAGAGGTGACAGCAGTGTTCAAGAGGCTGGGGAAGATGGATATGGTAGTGGAAAAGTTACGTACATTTCAGGAATCATGTGGTTTGGTGGTGCAAAGCCATTATTGCAACCCCCACAATCCCCGCAAGGGGGGTAAGTttctgtctgtctgtgtgtccgTCTGTATGCAGCCGGATATCAGTTCGAT includes the following:
- the LOC136907924 gene encoding uncharacterized protein isoform X1 → MAMRARAYYSADEVSRLLWEENDDSELESGTSEEEEAELEHQLGIFGEESSEDEAEDDNIEDSSVAGSQSSVCITDTFTFTTSATTTTATPGLVVATFSPLVSFPVATQEAVAGPSCSFSGGSFYSTRQRTPVLAKRAWVEPPKRPQKLQARKAVAKMVKIKGGGEMGKEPAAAAVGCSLSYHDSDVGNPLPAFTPRREPGFHLRIQNTLVSPLDFFQLYFMPVLVDEIVQHTNAYAYIEVAKENSNKRCNTECDGSW